Proteins encoded together in one Xenopus laevis strain J_2021 chromosome 6L, Xenopus_laevis_v10.1, whole genome shotgun sequence window:
- the ca1.L gene encoding carbonic anhydrase 1, with protein MSLNWGYDSHNGPDQWHKLYPIANGDFQSPIEIKSSEAKVDESLKSLSIRYNAASLKSLVNVGHSFQVLAEDKENPSVVSQGPLKATYRLNQFHFHWGASNDFGSEHTVDGKGYAAELHLVHWNSDKYSSFAEAAKNPDGCAIVTVFIKVGSSHPGLQRVVEALKLIAAKGKQAAFTNFDASTLLPASMDYWTYQGSLTHPPLLECVTWIIFKEPISASSEQINLFRSILSSAEGEKMCPILTNYRPIQPLKGREVKASFQ; from the exons GCCCGGACCAGTGGCATAAACTTTATCCCATCGCCAATGGAGATTTCCAGTCTCCGATTGAAATCAAAAGCAGTGAAGCAAAAGTAGACGAGTCTCTGAAGTCTCTCAGTATTCGCTACAATGCAGCTTCTCTCAAGTCCTTGGTCAATGTGGGTCATTCATTCCAAGTGCTGGCCGAGGACAAGGAGAACCCCTCAG TTGTATCACAGGGGCCTCTTAAAGCGACCTATCGGCTAAATCAGTTCCATTTCCACTGGGGAGCTTCCAATGACTTTGGCTCAGAACATACTGTGGATGGAAAGGGGTATGCAGCAgag TTACACCTGGTTCACTGGAATTCAGACAAATATTCAAGCTTTGCAGAGGCCGCTAAGAATCCTGATGGATGTGCTATCGTTACAGTTTTCATAAAG gttggcAGTTCCCATCCAGGCCTGCAGAGAGTTGTTGAAGCACTCAAGCTGATTGCGGCAAAG GGTAAACAAGCAGCTTTTACAAATTTTGATGCTTCAACTTTACTTCCTGCTTCAATGGACTACTGGACTTACCAAGGGTCTTTGACTCACCCTCCTCTGCTTGAGTGTGTGACCTGGATTATATTCAAGGAACCAATCAGTGCTAGCTCTGAACAG ATAAACTTGTTCCGCAGCATTCTGTCTTCTGCCGAGGGAGAAAAAATGTGTCCTATTTTGACCAATTACCGACCAATCCAGCCCCTGAAGGGCAGAGAAGTCAAAGCTTCATTCCAATAA